The nucleotide sequence TGGTATTATTGATTCCTCCTATTTTACGGCTCAGCCTGAACTATTAGTTTACGGTATGATTTCAGCCTTACTGGCTGCGGGTATTTGGTTAGTTGTAGCCTCGGCATTAGGCTGGCCAGTATCTACTACTCACTCTATTGTTGGCGCCATCATAGGTTTCGCCTCAGTCGGCGTGGGTATGGATGCAGTATCTTGGGGCAAAGTAGGCGGTATTGTTGGCTCATGGGTGGTTACGCCGGCGATCTCCGGTTTCCTCGCATTCTTGATTTTCCAAAGCGTACAGAAGTTAATTTTCAACACTGATGATCCTCTGGCGAATGCCAAGCGTTATGTGCCATTTTACATGGCATTCGCAGGCTTCATCATGTCGTTAGTGACTATCACTAAAGGTTTGACCCATATTGGCTTGAACTTATCTAATACCGAAGCTTATTCACTGGCATTAGCAATTGCTATCGTCGTGGGTTTAATAGGTAAGATAATGATTTCACGCTTAAAAATGGATTCAAACAGCACTCGTGCAACCTTGTATGCCAACGTTGAAAAAGTATTCGCTATCCTAATGGTAGTTACTGCTTGTTCTATGGCATTTGCTCACGGTTCGAACGATGTTGCTAATGCTATTGGTCCTTTGGCTGCCGTTGTATCTGTGGTTGAAAGCGGCGGCGTTATTTCATCAACATCTACTCTGGTGTGGTGGATTTTACCACTGGGCGCCTTTGGTATTGTGTTGGGTCTGGCTATCTTTGGTCAGCGCGTAATGCAAACCATTGGTAAGAACATTACTCACTTAACCCCAAGCCGTGGTTTTGCTGCTGAAATGGCTGCTGCTACCACAGTAGTTATTGCATCTGGTACTGGTTTACCTATCTCTACCACTCAAACCTTAGTAGGTGCAGTGTTAGGTGTGGGCATGGCTCGTGGTATTGCTGCGATTAACTTAGGTGTAGTGCGTAATATCGTAGTGTCTTGGGTTGTTACCCTGCCTGCGGGTGCTGGCTTGGCCATCATCTTCTTCTACATCATTAAGGGTATTTTTGGCTCCTAACGTCTGTTAGGCCACAAAAACTCACTTACAAGAGGGAAGTCTAACGACTTCCCTCTTGCATTGGTGCCTGACAATCCCTAGCATGTATGCAACTTTATGACTGTGAGACAAAAAAGTGTTTAGAGTGCTTTCTTTGATATGTGTATTTTTGGCCAGCCCAATGGCATTGGCTAATCCGCAAACCAGCTACGTTTCAGAAGATATTTTCACTTACATCCATGGTGGTCCAGGCAAAGAGTTTCGTATTCTAGGCAGCGTTGAAGCCGGCCAACAAGTGAAAAAGCTCGGTGAAGTCAGCGGTGCTTACACTAAAATCATTGACCACAAAGGTCGTGAAGGTTGGATTAAGAGCGCAGAACTCAATAGTCAACCAAGCTTTAGAGTCCGTGTGCCTGAGCTTGAAAAGCAACTGGCAGCGAGCCAAGCACAAGTTAAGCAATTGATTGAAGATAAAGCGTCAACCTCTTCTGACAATAGTCAGATGTCGGCGCAACTGGCTGAGCTTAATCAAACACTCACGACTACCACGCAAGAGCGCGATAGTCTGGCGTCTGAGTTAAAGCAAATCAAAGACAGCCAAGAATATAAGCTGTGGCAAGAAGGCGCTTTGATTGCGTTTGTTGGCTTAGTCTTAGGGATATTCTTAGTCTACCTGCCAAAACCTCAGCGTCGTAAAAAAAATCGCTGGATGTAAGTTAGTCGCGTCAAATTGCCAAATTTAACACTTAAGCCGCAGTTCCTACTGCGGCTTTTTTATGCCTGATTGCCACTCATCACAAACAACAGCGTCAACAAAAACATCCGTCATACCAAGCGTAAAACAGCGCAAAATCACACGTAACACTCAAGTGTCCAAGCTCACATTCTCAGGTTATAATCGCCGCAAGCTTATACATTTTAGATACAAAACAAAACAACTAACCACACAAAATGTCCCTATCGACTTACAGGCCAAAGGATCATGACCATGTTCAATGCGAGTACTGTACTGGCAGGGCAATATGCCCAAGCCCCTCTCGATGAGCTATTTAACGCTATCAGTAATAACTATATCGTCGATGAAGAATCATACCTTAAACAACTCATCACACTGCTTCCTAGTGATGCCAACGACATAGAAGCTATCACTCGCAATGCGAGTCATTTAGTGACTAAAGTTCGGCAGTTTGAAAAGAAAGGCATGATGATAGGCGTCGATGCCTTTTTGCAGCAATATACCCTGGAAACCGATGAAGGCATTATCTTGATGTGCCTTGCCGAAGCTTTACTGCGTATCCCTGATGCCGCAACGGCTGATGCATTAATTGCAGATAAGTTATCTGGCGCCAAATGGGATAAACACATCAAGCAAAGTGACTCTGTGTTAGTCAATGCCTCAACCTGGGGCTTACTGCTGACGGGCAAAATAGTGGCTATGGACAAGCAAGTCGATGGCACTCCAAGTCACTTACTTAATCGCCTAATCAATCGTTTGGGTGAACCCGTTATTCGCAAAGCCATGTATGCCGCCATGAAAATCATGGGCAAACAGTTTGTACTTGGTCGCACTGTCACTGAGGCGATTAGCAACAGCCAAGATACTCGTAAACTGGGATATACCCATTCTTACGATATGCTTGGGGAAGCGGCCTTAACCGCCGCCGATGCGCGTAAATATTTTAACGATTATGCCGAAGCCATTCGCACCCTTGGCCGTCATGAATATAACGAGCAAGAGTCGCCGCGCCCCACCATTTCTATCAAGTTATCGGCGCTGCACCCAAGGTATGAAGTCGCCAATCAAGAACGAGTTCTCACTGAACTTTATGCCACCGTGATGCAACTTATCACCATAGCTCGCAGCGTGAATGTCGGTATTTCGATAGATGCCGAAGAAGTCGATAGATTAGAGTTGTCGTTACGCTTATTCCAAAAACTGTTTGAATCCAGCGCTGTGCGTGGCTGGGGCTTATTAGGCTTAGTGGTACAAGCCTATTCCAAACGTGCGCTGCCAGTATTGTGCTGGATTACCCGCTTAGCCAAAGAGCATGGCGACATCATCCCGGTGCGTTTAGTCAAAGGTGCCTATTGGGACAGTGAAATCAAGTGGGCACAAGTCGCAGGCGAAGGCGGCTACCCGCTATTTACCCGTAAAGCCTCAACCGATGTATCCTATTTAGCCTGCGCTCGCTACTTATTAAGCGAGCACACACTTGGCGCCATTTATCCGCAATTTGCCACTCACAACGCCCAATCTGTCGCCTCAATTTTGCACATGTATGATGGCGCGCGCCCGCTTGAATTCCAGCGCCTGCATGGCATGGGGCAAGAATTGTATGACACTATGCTCAGCCAAAAGTTAATCAAAACAGTACGCATTTATGCCCCAGTTGGTGCTCATAAAGATCTACTACCCTACTTGGTCAGACGCTTATTAGAAAATGGTGCTAATACCTCGTTCGTGCATAAACTGGTGGACCCAAAAACCCCGATAGAGACCTTAGTCGCCCACCCACTCATCACACTTAACGGATTTGCCAGTTTAGCTAATACTAAGATTGCCCTGCCAACCCATATTTTTGGCGAGGAGCGACGTAATTCAAAAGGACTTAACATGAACATTCAATCCCAAGCCACGCCATTTTTCAGCGCTATTGAAGAGTTTAAGCAACATCAATGGCAAGCAGGTCCCGTGGTCAATGGCGAAGTGTTATCAGGCGCGCGTCACCCGGTGTTAAGCCCCTTTGATACTCGCCAACAAGTAGGCACCATCGATTTTGCCGACAAACAAGCCGTAGAAATGGCTCTGGCGAGCGCTAATACCGCCTTTGCCAGCTGGCGCGATACTCCAGTTGAGCAGCGCGCCCAAGCCTTACAAAAATTGGCCGATGCACTGGAAGAAAATCGCGATGAGTTAATTGCGTTATGTGTGCGCGAAGCTGGCAAGAGCTTACAAGACAGTATTGATGAAGTGCGTGAAGCCGTGGATTTTTGCCGCTATTACGCCCTTAACGCCAAAAAGATGATGGCTAAACCTGAATTATTAGCAGGCCCAACGGGCGAGCTTAATCAATTATTTTTGCTTGGGCGCGGCACCTTTGTGTGTATTAGCCCATGGAACTTTCCACTCGCTATCTTCTTAGGCCAAGTATCTGCCGCCTTAGCCACAGGAAACTGCGTTATAGCTAAACCTGCTGAGCAAACCAGTATCATCGCCTATCGCGCGGTGCAACTGGCGCACGCCTCCGGTATTCCAAGCAATGTATTGCAATTTATACCCGGCACCGGTGCCGACGTTGGCGCGCAGTTAACCTCTGATGCCCGCATTGCTGGCGTGTGTTTTACCGGTTCCACCCAAACTGCTAAGCGCATCAATATGACGTTAGCGGAGCGCCCAGGCGCCATTTTACCTTTGATTGCAGAAACCGGTGGTCAAAATGCCATGATAGTGGACTCCACCGCCCTGCCTGAGCAAGTGGTGAACGATGTTGTATCATCATCATTTACCAGTGCGGGCCAGCGCTGCTCAGCCCTTAGAGTGCTCTATCTGCAGGAAGAAATTGCCGAGCGAGTACTTGAGTTACTGCAAGGCGCTATGGATGAATTGGTGATAGGTAATCCGAGTGACTATCAAACCGATGTTGGCCCTGTAATTGATGCTACCGCTAAAGCGAATTTGAATGCGCACATCAATCACATCCAACAAGTTGGTCGCACCATTAAACAGCTAGCGCTGCCAAGTGTCTGTGAGCATGGTCATTTTGTCAGCCCTTATGCCGTTGAAATTAGTTCGATTAAAATGCTAGAGAAAGAGCATTTTGGCCCAATTTTGCATGTCATTCGTTATCAAGCCGACAAGATGGATACCGTGATTAACGAAATCAACAGCACAGGTTATGGCCTAACCTTGGGCATACATAGCCGCAACGAAGGTCACGCCCTTAATTTAGCCAGCCGCCTTAATGTGGGTAACGTCTATATTAACCGTAACCAAATTGGCGCGGTGGTTGGCGTGCAACCCTTTGGTGGCCAAGGTTTATCGGGCACAGGCCCCAAAGCTGGCGGCCCACATTACTTAAGCCGCTTTGTGACTGAAAAGACCCGCACTAACAACATCACGGCCATTGGCGGTAACACTACCTTGCTGTCATTGGGGGATAGTTAATCGCTCTCCATCAAGCGTTAACGGCCATGCTGCTAATAATGTTTGATAGATAGTAGTGATTATACCTAAGCAGCCTACGGGCTGCTTTTTTGCTAACAACCAGCCTCATAATCCTCAGCAAAAGTGGCAAAATTTTACCAGCCATGTATGTTATCCTCTCGCAATTTGCCGTTAATAATGAGTAAGCATGATCATTCAAGCTGTGGCCGTAAATGTGATTACCGGATTTTTGGGAGCAGGTAAAACTAGCCTAATTCAGCAGCTCTTGGCTGAAAAACCTGACCATGAAACCTGGGCGGTACTGGTCAATGAATTTGGCCAAGTGGGCTTAGATGCAGCATTACTTTCATCCAAACACCAAGTGCATATTAAGCAAGTCTCTGGCGGCTGTATGTGCTGCGCCAGTGGCGTGCCGACCCATATCGCCATTAATCAGATTTTGCGCCAAGTGCGTCCCGACCGCTTGTTGATTGAACCCTCTGGTCTTGGTCATCCCCGACAAATCCTTAAATTATTGCAATCAGAGCATTTTGCCAACGTACTTAAACTGCAAACCAGCCTGTGTTTAGTCGATGCCACTAAGCTTAGCGATGAGCGCTACCTGCAATCTGCGCACTTTTTAGAACAGCTATCTATCAGTGACTTAATCATTGCCACCAAAGCCGATAGCTATCAAGCGGATGAATTGACGGCGCTGCAACAATTAACCACAGAGCTAGCACTTAAGGCGCCGATTTTAGCCCATGGTTATCAGCAGTCCGCCATTGCCAATATTCTGCAAACACTGGCGCAAGCAACCACGGTGAACCTCAAAAGTTCAAAAGCGGCCAGCGCGAATTTATTACGCCCAGCCATTGCTGAAAATAGCGCCACCGAGCTGCCAACATTTAACCCTCAAGGCATAGCCAGTTATCAGCAGCAGCTTGATGGCCATTTCAGCTCTGGCTGGATGTTTAATAGTCAGTGGCAATTTGATTTACGCGGCTTATTAGCCACTATCGATGGCATTACCAGCCTAAGACTCAAGGCGGTATTTATTACCCCAGATGGCATTGCGGCTTTTAATCGCTTAGAGAGTGATTTAACTATTACAGAATTAGACGATGCCATGGATTCGCGCATTGAAATCATTAGCGACCAAGCCATTAACAGCCAAGAGATACTGTCAGCCTTGATTGCGCTTAAGTGCTAACTCTTAAGTGCCAACTATTAAGCGCTAACAATTAAGCACTAGCTCTAAACCTTACATACCAAAAGTCACAATAAATAAACGCCAGCTAAGCTGGCGTTTATTATTAGGCATGTCGTTTTAAGTCTAACGTTTAGCTCTGTTTATCCATAGCGGCATCATCCAGCATAAACACGCCCGCTGACAGTGGATTTTTGCTACGCATTCGCTGATAAATAACAAATGGAATAATCAAGGTCACCACTAACATGGCCATAAACTTTGCTGGCGCGTGAATTACTACAAGGTCATAAAAAACACTACTAGGATGGGCACAGCCAAACTCAAAATAAAGCCGCTGACAATGGCAATAGGCACAAACTGATTACCGCCCGCTTGCTGAATAACTGGTAAGGTAAAATCCATAGCCGTGGCCCCCGCGTAACCCACAGTAGTGTAAGGGTAGCGCTGAATGAGTGCAGGGATTAGTAGCAAGGCCACCAGTTCGCGCATGAGTTCATTTAAAAACGCGCCAGTGCCAATCACAGGCCCTAAGTGATCGCTCACTAAAATCCCAGTTAACGAATACCAGCCAAAGCCAGACGCTAAGGCCAAGCCTTGATTCCAGCTAAAGCCTAATATCCAAGCGGCAATTAAACCGCCCGGCAAAGATGACAAGATAACGGCGCCAGCTAAAATCATCGCCTTGGGATTGACCAAAATTTGCTTAAGTGACATGCCTGAATTACGCAGCCCAATGCCAATAAGCAGCAGTAAAAACAATAAAATTAGCTCACTACCGCGCTCGACCCAAAACAAGCCATTAGCCACCACACTCACTACGACTAAACCAACCAGAAGCCCTACTATCACAGAGCCAATCAGTTTGCCGGAATCCTTAAGCATAGATTTAAACGGTAACGGCACTTTATGGGCATCGACTTTAGGGTGCCATAAGCGGTCAAGTAACGGTAATACCAGCAAGTTACCCACGCTGATACACACAAATAAGGTGCCCGCTATGGTGACAATTTGCGTCAGGTTTTGCCCCAATTGATCTAATTTGGCAAGGCTCATGCCCATCAAAAACAAAATCACTATCACCAAGTAACCGCAGACACTATTAATAAGCTCAAGCCATTTAGCGCGCTTTAACACCACTAAATAGCCAAGTAACAGAGGGACTAATACAAATAACAAACCTGACAACATAGCACCGCCTAACAAAAACCGATGCGCTACTTTACCGAGTGTTTTCAAACAAGTAAAACCTTAGCATGGCGAAATGGGCGCAAGCTAAGTGAGCTCAGCATTCTTTGACTATACTTGCCACAGGCCTAGTTTTTGGATAAATCGCAGGTCTTAGCCCCACAGGATCACAGAGGAAATGGAATCATGAGTGACAAGTTACTGACATTGGAAGAAGTGTGTAAAATTTTGGATAAATCCCCAGCGACCATCAAACGTTATGCTCGTGAAAATTTACTCAGTAGTGTTAGCGAAGGGAATGAAATACGTTTTCCTGAAGCTGAAGTGATGCGTTATCTAGATTTTGCCAAACGCCTAGGCTAGTTTAATATTTTGACGCTGACCTGCCCGCTAGCGCGGGCAAACCCACCAAAACACACAAACGTATCAAAATGATACCCTAATCTTACAATTTGATGAACTCAGCTTCATTCGCTAGATAATGGCATTATCAAAGAGTAAGATTATGCCAATTTCAATTAGCCAAGAGCATTTATCATGAAGCGCAGCCTTTATATTTTACCTTTAGTCGCGGGTTTATCAGCTTGTGGTGGTTCAGGTAGTGATGACACTATTGTAACGCCACCAACACCAACCCCATTAGCTAAGGTGATCTCTGGTGAATTGACAAATAAAACGGCGACCACGCTCTCCATCAATAACCAAAAGCCTATCGATATATCAGGTGCGAGCGTTAACCCTATTGTGAGTCGCACTCAGTCACAATTGGATTTAGATAAGTTAAAACTTGGCATGCAAATCACCATATCAACAAATGGTGAAGTCGGAAAATCAATCATTTTTGATAGCTTGATGACTGCGAAAGTAGAAGAAATCAATGCCAATGAAAGCCTGATGATTGCCGGCATGACAGTGCTGACCAAAAATGCAAGAATTGAAGATGGCTTGAAAGCAAAAGACTTAAACAAGAAATTTGTTGAAATCAGTGGTTACCCTATCGATGGTAATACTATTCAAGCAACCTATATTGAAATCGAAGAAGATGATAATGGCAATGTCACTGAACTTGAAGGCTTGGTAACTGATATTCAGAGCAATAGCTTCAAATTAGGCAAAGTGACTGTGGAAGCATTAGGTCAATTACCAAGCAACATCAAGCAAGGTGATTGGGTAGAAGTTGAAGGTATTCTGGCTGTAAATGAAATTGGTAAATCTTACACTCTTAGCGCTAAAGCAAGTGATATTGAAATCGATAATCCAAGCTATGATGGCTTGTTAGGTGATGACGATGATTTAGAAGTTGAAGGCATTATCAGCTGGGTTAGTCCTCAGATGGATCATTTAGTTATCAATCAAAATCAATCAGTTGCTATTTTAAACTCTACAAAATTCGAAAAAGGTAACAAAAATAACCTTAAAGTTGGTGCCAATATTGAGGTTGAAGGTACTTGGGATTTAGCTGCTGCGAATATCAAGGCAAGTGAAATTGAATTTGACAATAAAGGTGATGCGACAGATATCGAAAATGCCGAATTTGAAGTTCCTGGCACGCCCGTGTTTAATAGCGAACTAAACACGCTTACTATGAATGACATTAGCTTCACGCTGACCCGATACACAGAATTTGAAAATGTCGTAAAAAACGATTTAACCGGTAAGACTTGGGTTGAAATGTCAGGCTATGAGCAAAATGGCCAATATATAGTATTGGAAGTTGAGTCAGATAATGACAATGAACAATACGAAATCGAAGGTATCGTAACAACAATCAACGAAGTCAAATCTTTGTTTGGTTATATAGCTAATGACAATAGCTTAAATAATTATAATGTTGGCCAACGCGTTGAATGTAATTTAGTTAACCGCGAACTTTCAGAATGTAAATTAGAAAATGAAGATGACAACGATTAATTTCGTTTCTCACTAACCACATAGCAAAAGGCTGCCACGGCAGCCTTTTTTGTTATTCTGCAATTATTAGCGCCGCGCAGTAAAATCCACCTTGTAAATGCTCGATAAGCTTCATTTTCAGAGCCGTAAAATGAGAAGGTAGCCACAGACCTTAAGCCTTATCTTGGGCAAAATAACCGCTCTGTTATTGCTCCCTGCTGCCAATTGGCTATCACTGCCCAAGCTGCAACATTTACCGAGGTAACCATGCTAGCAATCCCCATCAGCCGCAATCATATGGCCACTCACTTTACTAAGGCTAAAACTATTGCTCTTTATGATGCCAATGGCGCCATTAGCGAATTTGATAACCCAGCGGTAGCCGCCGATGCTAAAAACGGCTGCGCGGCCAAAAAAGCTATGCTCAACCTGATTAAGCGCCAAGGCGCCAAAGCCATCATAGTGCAGAATATTGGTGAGCGTATGCTCGGCAAATTACACAGCGCAGGCATTAAGGTGTATCAAGGCGATTACCGCCAAGGCATAGATAATTTACGCTCGCAATATATGGCGGGTGAATTAGCCCTGATAGCTATGTCTGATGCGCGGCCATCACTTAATCATGCCAAAAAAGGTGGCGGCGGTTGTGGTTGCGGCGGTCATGAAACAGCGCCAAGCCTGATAACAGCGCCAACGTCACTGCCAGAGCCTATGAGGCAGTTATCCTTTAACAAGTTTACCCGCAGCCACTAATTCAAATTAGTCGCCGAATTTTAGCGATAAAAAAAGTGAGTGCGACTAATGCCACACTCACTTTCTCTTAATGCTTAAGACTTAATATTTAGTGCATAGGCTTAGGCTTAGTGCAGGCTAGCGACCATAGCTCAAGACGATTCCATCCCTAGTTCTAACCCGCTAAATCCAACAAACTAAAACCAACAAGCTAAAGCATTCGAACCGAATCCTACGCGCGAATCCCAGCGAGCTAAAACATGAGAATGAAGCGCCCCCATTAAACCAAGGCGCATAATTCACACTGCACAACTGGTTAAATACGTTGATATAAGCTCTGATAATATTCATTGCTTGCAAGTAAACTCGTATGATCGCCGCTTGCGCTTATCACGCCATCATCCAGCAAATGAATTTCATCCATATGCGCCATGGCCGTTAAACGATGACTAATCATCAGCAAGGTTTTATCTTTAGCAAATTCAAATAGTAGTGCCAGAATTTCACGCTCTGTGCGCTTATCTAAGCCCTCTGTTGGTTCATCCAGCAGTAATAACGGCGCATCACGCAATAGCAAACGCGCAATACCTATGCGCCGGCGCTCACCGCCCGATAATTGTCTGCCACCATCCCCTAGCCATTCAGCTAACGGATCATCGCCTTGGGTTAATACTTCAAGACCGACTCGCTCAAGCACGGCAATCAGTTCAGCGTCGGTGACTTGTTGCTGTGGCATAAGCGCAAGCTTAAGGTTATCGCGCACGGTTGCACTTAACAGCACCACACGCTGACTCATGACCGACATGCCAAGGCGCAGATTATGCTCGCTGTAATCTTGAAGCTCTGTGCCATCAATGCTGATAGTGCCAATGGACGCCAACCAATCACGGGTTAATAAGGCTAGCAGGCTTGATTTACCAGACCCTGTTTGCCCAAGTAGCGCGACTTTACTGCCAGCTTTTACGGTGAGATTAATGCCCTTAAGCACAGGAGTATTGGCAAGATAGCCAAAGCTGAGATTAGCAAGCTCAATCTCACCGCGACTAATAAGCTTATCGCTATCACCAAAAGTGACCGCAGGGGTTTGCGATGTCAGCTCATCTAAACGCTGCGCCGCCAAAACGCATGAAGATAAATGCTGAAACGCGCCCGCTAACGGCATCAACATCTCTAAGCAAGCCATGGCGGCAAACACCATTAAGGCAAACATTGGGCCAGGCGCGGCATTGTCACCCACGCCATCGGCTGCCAACACCAACATCAGTAAAATAGTGGTGCCACTGGCAATAACTAAGGCGGCTTGACTCCAAGCCGTGACAGTTGCCATTTTCACTTGGCTACTTAACAAGGCCTGCTCCGCCTTATCTAAGCGCTGGCGATAACGTTTATCGGCGCCAAACAAGGTTAGCTCTGCTTGACCTTGAATAAATTCAAGTAGTTGAATGCGATATTGGCGCTTAGTATCAACTAAGGCGCGGCCATGATCTTTGCCTAACCAATAAAATAATGCGGGTAATAGCCCCCATGCCAATAGCAACGATGACACCATCACTAAGGCTAAGCTCGCATCTATCCATGACATCAAACCATACAAGCAAGCAATCATCACTAATGCTGCCACTAATGGCGTCAGCAAGCGTAAATAGAGATGATCTAAGGTATCAATGTCCGCCACTAGGCGATTCAACATATCGCCTTGGCGCAAGCCTTTAAGGTTGGCCGCGCTTAATGGCAGAATTTTTTGCCAGACAAAAACCCTAAGCTCAGTCAGTAATCTAAAAGTGGCTTCGTGGGTGACTAAACGCTCGCCATAACGGCTTGCAGTGCGCGATATCGATAAAAAACGCACCCCAGCCGCTGGGGTAAAAAAGTTAAACGCCTGCGCTGTAGCAACCGTTAATCCCGCCACTGCCGTTGCTGATAAAAACCAGCCCGATAACGACAACAAGCCTAAGCCTGTGGCCAACGTCGTGAAGCTCAGTAAAATACCTAAACTCATCAATAATGATTGGCGCGAGAACAATTTAATTAGCGGCAATAATACGCGCATTAGTTATTCTCCTTGCTTGGAGCCACGCTCGTCATTAACTGCGAGCTTAGCGACAACTCACTTAACATATCGTTAAATACCCCAGGAGTTTGCGCGAGCTCAGCATAACTGCCCTGCTGCACTAACAAGCCTTTATCTAGCACTAAAATATCGCTTTGCTGTTTCAGCAAATCTAATCTGTGGCTGATCATTATGCAGGAGCGCGCCGCCGTCGCCTCATTTAGCGCCGCCACTACATGTTGCTCACTATGAAAATCTAAACTGGCGGTAGGTTCGTCGAGTAAATACAACTGCGGCGATTGCGCCAAGGCGCGCGCTAAGGCAATGCGCTGGGCTTGCCCCACAGAAATGCCGCCACTGTGCTCATCGATGATGCAATCGAGCTTGTCGCTAAATTCGCTAATATGCGCCGCCGTTAATAACTTGCGGCACTCATCAGCACTTAGTTCAGTTTGCCCCATGGCAATATTGTCGCGCACTGAGCCAAAAAATAGCTGCGGCTCTTGCCCGAGCCAAGCAAGCTTAGCGCGCCATGCCGCCATATCTAATTGATTAAGCTCACCCCCATTAATAACAAGTGACCCTTGATAAGGTAAAAAACCAAGCAATGCATTGATTAAGCTAGTTTTACCCGCGCCACTTGGCCCAACTAACGCCATAGATTGATTAGCTGCCAGCTCAAAACTAATCGGCCCCAGCAAAGTTTGACCTTCATGGCTATACACCACTAAGTCTTTGGCGCTAATAGCAATCGGCCCATCTACGCTTGCAGTGCCAGAATTAAGGCTTTCATCGTGGGATAACAATTCAAGTAAAGATTCAGCGGCGCCCACCGCTTGCGCTTTAGCATGATAATGCGTGCCCATATCACGCAGCGGCTGATAAAACTCAGGCGCTAAAATCAGCACAAATAGCCCGATAAACAAGGTAATGGGCTCGCCATAATGACCAAAATTCAAATGGCCTAAATAGCTAAAACCAAAATACACAGCCAATACCGCAATGGAAACCGCCGCAAAGAATTCAAGCACAGCCGAGCTTAAAAAGGCCAGCTTTAGCACTGACATAGTGCGGCTTCTAAATTCTTCACTGGCATTGGAAATGGCTTGTAACTCACTGTCACCGCGATAGAACAACTTAAGGCTAGCTAAGGCGGCAAGCCTATCCATGAAGTGGCCACTTAAGCGCGCTAAGGCTTGAAAGTTTTGACGATTCGCTTCCGCTGCGCCCCAGCCCACTAAGATCATAAACAGTGGTATAAGCGGCGCTGTCAGCAATAAAATCGCGCCAGCCACCCAATTTAACGGAAAAACCACCGCCAGAATTATCACAGGGATGAATGCCGCTAGGCTCATTTGCGGTAAATATCTGGCATAAAAATCTTGCAAGTCTTCTACTTGCTCAAGCACCACACTGGCCCAGCTGCCGGCGGGTCGCCCTTTAATGTAGGCAGGGCCTAAACGCGCCAGCTTATCGAGCACAGCCGCGCGCAATGTTTGCCGAAGGCGCATTCCTGCCATAAAGCTTAAACGCTCACGCCCGTAGGCTAAGGCGGCGCGCACTAATAATAAGGCGACAAAGGCGAGATAATACTCGCTAAAATCAGCGGCG is from Shewanella sp. SNU WT4 and encodes:
- a CDS encoding NifB/NifX family molybdenum-iron cluster-binding protein, whose amino-acid sequence is MLAIPISRNHMATHFTKAKTIALYDANGAISEFDNPAVAADAKNGCAAKKAMLNLIKRQGAKAIIVQNIGERMLGKLHSAGIKVYQGDYRQGIDNLRSQYMAGELALIAMSDARPSLNHAKKGGGGCGCGGHETAPSLITAPTSLPEPMRQLSFNKFTRSH
- a CDS encoding lysine exporter LysO family protein, with the protein product MLSGLLFVLVPLLLGYLVVLKRAKWLELINSVCGYLVIVILFLMGMSLAKLDQLGQNLTQIVTIAGTLFVCISVGNLLVLPLLDRLWHPKVDAHKVPLPFKSMLKDSGKLIGSVIVGLLVGLVVVSVVANGLFWVERGSELILLFLLLLIGIGLRNSGMSLKQILVNPKAMILAGAVILSSLPGGLIAAWILGFSWNQGLALASGFGWYSLTGILVSDHLGPVIGTGAFLNELMRELVALLLIPALIQRYPYTTVGYAGATAMDFTLPVIQQAGGNQFVPIAIVSGFILSLAVPILVVFFMTL
- a CDS encoding helix-turn-helix domain-containing protein; protein product: MSDKLLTLEEVCKILDKSPATIKRYARENLLSSVSEGNEIRFPEAEVMRYLDFAKRLG
- the cydC gene encoding cysteine/glutathione ABC transporter ATP-binding protein/permease CydC, yielding MRVLLPLIKLFSRQSLLMSLGILLSFTTLATGLGLLSLSGWFLSATAVAGLTVATAQAFNFFTPAAGVRFLSISRTASRYGERLVTHEATFRLLTELRVFVWQKILPLSAANLKGLRQGDMLNRLVADIDTLDHLYLRLLTPLVAALVMIACLYGLMSWIDASLALVMVSSLLLAWGLLPALFYWLGKDHGRALVDTKRQYRIQLLEFIQGQAELTLFGADKRYRQRLDKAEQALLSSQVKMATVTAWSQAALVIASGTTILLMLVLAADGVGDNAAPGPMFALMVFAAMACLEMLMPLAGAFQHLSSCVLAAQRLDELTSQTPAVTFGDSDKLISRGEIELANLSFGYLANTPVLKGINLTVKAGSKVALLGQTGSGKSSLLALLTRDWLASIGTISIDGTELQDYSEHNLRLGMSVMSQRVVLLSATVRDNLKLALMPQQQVTDAELIAVLERVGLEVLTQGDDPLAEWLGDGGRQLSGGERRRIGIARLLLRDAPLLLLDEPTEGLDKRTEREILALLFEFAKDKTLLMISHRLTAMAHMDEIHLLDDGVISASGDHTSLLASNEYYQSLYQRI
- a CDS encoding DUF5666 domain-containing protein, yielding MKRSLYILPLVAGLSACGGSGSDDTIVTPPTPTPLAKVISGELTNKTATTLSINNQKPIDISGASVNPIVSRTQSQLDLDKLKLGMQITISTNGEVGKSIIFDSLMTAKVEEINANESLMIAGMTVLTKNARIEDGLKAKDLNKKFVEISGYPIDGNTIQATYIEIEEDDNGNVTELEGLVTDIQSNSFKLGKVTVEALGQLPSNIKQGDWVEVEGILAVNEIGKSYTLSAKASDIEIDNPSYDGLLGDDDDLEVEGIISWVSPQMDHLVINQNQSVAILNSTKFEKGNKNNLKVGANIEVEGTWDLAAANIKASEIEFDNKGDATDIENAEFEVPGTPVFNSELNTLTMNDISFTLTRYTEFENVVKNDLTGKTWVEMSGYEQNGQYIVLEVESDNDNEQYEIEGIVTTINEVKSLFGYIANDNSLNNYNVGQRVECNLVNRELSECKLENEDDND